One segment of Anaeromyxobacter diazotrophicus DNA contains the following:
- a CDS encoding 4-hydroxyphenylpyruvate dioxygenase family protein: MAPEPIGIVRLEGLHYYVHDLERSRRFYTEKLDFAETALSTPELEREGRQRSAVFEAGAVRVLCSQPVGEGGRAWRWLRKHPDGVGTLIFEVEDIQRAFRLLEERGGTPVTDVERFEDDGGALHTFNITTPFGDTTFRFVQREGFRGVYPGLAPPPAPRGGQNRLGFGQIDHVTSNFETMKPALLWMEHVLGFEEFWEVAFHTADAAGEARKKAMQAHGSGLRSIVMRDPKSGVKFANNEPWRPAFKSSQINIFHEEQRGDGVQHAALTVKDILGAVREMRARGVEFMPTPGSYYDLLPDRLARIGVGRVEEDVAVLRDLQILVDGGAPGSYLLQIFLKDAAGLYGEPEAGPFFFEIIQRKGDLGFGAGNFRALFESIEREQQRAGRT; the protein is encoded by the coding sequence ATGGCCCCGGAGCCGATCGGCATCGTCCGCCTGGAGGGGCTGCACTACTACGTGCACGACCTCGAGCGGAGCCGCCGCTTCTACACCGAGAAGCTCGACTTCGCCGAGACCGCCCTCTCCACCCCGGAGCTGGAGCGGGAGGGGCGGCAGCGCTCGGCGGTCTTCGAGGCCGGCGCGGTGCGGGTGCTCTGCTCGCAGCCCGTCGGCGAGGGCGGCCGCGCCTGGCGCTGGCTGCGCAAGCACCCCGACGGCGTGGGGACGCTGATCTTCGAGGTGGAGGACATCCAGCGCGCCTTCCGGCTGCTCGAGGAGCGGGGCGGCACCCCGGTCACCGACGTCGAGCGCTTCGAGGACGACGGCGGCGCGCTGCACACCTTCAACATCACGACGCCCTTCGGCGACACCACCTTCCGGTTCGTGCAGCGGGAGGGCTTCCGCGGCGTCTACCCCGGCCTCGCTCCGCCCCCCGCCCCGCGCGGCGGGCAGAACCGGCTCGGCTTCGGGCAGATCGACCACGTCACCTCCAACTTCGAGACCATGAAGCCGGCGCTGCTGTGGATGGAGCACGTGCTCGGGTTCGAGGAGTTCTGGGAGGTGGCGTTCCACACCGCCGACGCCGCCGGCGAGGCGCGGAAGAAGGCGATGCAGGCGCACGGCTCGGGGCTGCGCTCGATCGTGATGCGCGACCCGAAGAGCGGGGTGAAGTTCGCCAACAACGAGCCGTGGCGGCCCGCCTTCAAGAGCTCGCAGATCAACATCTTCCACGAGGAGCAGCGCGGCGACGGCGTGCAGCACGCGGCGCTGACCGTGAAGGACATCCTGGGGGCGGTGCGCGAGATGCGCGCGCGCGGCGTGGAGTTCATGCCCACCCCGGGCAGCTACTACGACCTGCTCCCTGACCGGCTGGCGCGGATCGGCGTCGGGCGCGTCGAGGAGGACGTGGCGGTGCTGCGCGACCTCCAGATCCTCGTCGACGGCGGCGCGCCGGGCAGCTACCTCCTGCAGATCTTCCTCAAGGACGCGGCCGGCCTCTACGGCGAGCCGGAGGCGGGGCCGTTCTTCTTCGAGATCATCCAGCGCAAGGGCGACCTCGGCTTCGGCGCCGGCAACTTCCGCGCGCTCTTCGAGTCGATCGAGCGCGAGCAGCAGCGGGCGGGCAGGACCTAG
- a CDS encoding homogentisate 1,2-dioxygenase, translating into MIERVVRGEVPPKHHLAFRDAEGRLRHEECLTRAGFDGPYTIAYHVHRPHAQHLAPARHGWKVPPPAPPRPIAKRHYRTQDLPAPGGAPVDARVPLLHNADVVVGLVAPAAEDPVYFSNGDGDDLYFVQEGGGLLRTPLGDLRFGQDDYLYVPRGLLHRLLPDPGPQRWLSLECLGGVGLPRQWRNEAGQLRMDAPYCERDFRLPEFQGPMDEGIREQVVKRNGAFHGLRHETSPLDVVGWDGAVYPVAFPILKFQARAGLVHLPPTWHGTFAARGALVCSFVPRVVDFHPEAIPCPYPHASVDVDELLFYVRGEFTSRRGVGPGSISHHPAGVMHGPHPGAYEGSIGARTTNELAVMLDCYQPLAATPAALGVEDEGYQESFIG; encoded by the coding sequence GTGATCGAGCGCGTCGTCCGCGGGGAGGTCCCCCCCAAGCACCACCTCGCCTTCCGCGACGCGGAGGGCCGGCTGCGCCACGAGGAGTGCCTCACCCGCGCCGGCTTCGACGGTCCGTACACCATCGCCTACCACGTGCACCGCCCCCACGCGCAGCACCTCGCGCCGGCGCGCCACGGCTGGAAGGTGCCGCCGCCCGCGCCGCCGCGCCCCATCGCCAAGCGCCACTACCGCACCCAGGATCTGCCCGCGCCCGGCGGCGCGCCGGTGGACGCGCGCGTGCCGCTCCTCCACAACGCCGACGTGGTGGTGGGGCTCGTCGCGCCGGCGGCCGAGGACCCGGTCTACTTCTCGAACGGCGACGGGGACGACCTGTACTTCGTGCAGGAGGGCGGCGGGCTCCTGCGGACGCCGCTCGGCGACCTACGCTTCGGGCAGGACGACTACCTCTACGTGCCGCGCGGCCTCCTCCACCGGCTCCTCCCCGATCCCGGCCCGCAGCGCTGGCTCTCCCTCGAGTGCCTCGGCGGGGTGGGGCTGCCGAGGCAGTGGCGGAACGAGGCGGGCCAGCTCCGCATGGACGCGCCCTACTGCGAGCGCGACTTCCGCCTCCCCGAGTTCCAGGGGCCCATGGACGAGGGGATCCGCGAGCAGGTGGTGAAGCGGAACGGCGCCTTCCACGGCCTGCGCCACGAGACCTCCCCGCTCGACGTCGTGGGCTGGGACGGCGCGGTCTACCCGGTCGCCTTCCCCATCCTGAAGTTCCAGGCGCGGGCGGGGCTGGTGCACCTGCCGCCGACCTGGCACGGCACCTTCGCGGCGCGCGGCGCCCTCGTCTGCTCGTTCGTGCCGCGGGTGGTCGACTTCCACCCGGAGGCCATCCCCTGCCCCTACCCGCACGCGAGCGTCGACGTGGACGAGCTCCTGTTCTACGTGCGCGGCGAGTTCACCAGCCGCCGCGGCGTGGGCCCCGGCTCCATCTCGCACCACCCGGCCGGCGTGATGCACGGCCCGCACCCCGGCGCCTACGAGGGCTCGATCGGCGCGCGGACGACGAACGAGCTGGCGGTGATGCTCGACTGCTACCAGCCGCTCGCCGCCACCCCCGCGGCGCTGGGCGTCGAGGACGAGGGCTACCAGGAGAGCTTCATCGGATGA